One genomic window of Metopolophium dirhodum isolate CAU chromosome 4, ASM1992520v1, whole genome shotgun sequence includes the following:
- the LOC132943246 gene encoding uncharacterized protein LOC132943246: MVNITTVLIILVTAFSITDHLLGHIWIEAIFNFIISLNKYQNLVFAEEIFKRDNRDDPKTMILDASNYFEDFSNKIIKLDNLFRQIHLESITLFEDVTSVKVIPYCIPAVAYRNFEICFRETNICNLENLKLVNIELGRSTIHRKKINRFLNATHKFDELVISGITDFEEYGSRDKYNTSIRDSYLVIYRDYENLGIFSVEIPSLKGYSESNTDKYVAHAVDMHLKRSHGMNIYLPVDGFYGLLNQLENEINTPSVFYPENVTFGCSDFPEKDVTKTLAMSISTINMRLNEQLNYDVINNVKFIEMGNSYHTRFAITFNKLAFTSKMSVILNKKLILDEDVLVEIKKLYIEVVYYSLYSPVYKVHVDIKDGLSLSAETKIDSYFYTPHFKTKLSSCIKATTLNNLQSTLRLVKLKDSLLKKFWK, encoded by the exons atggtTAACATAACTACAGTTTTGATCATACTTGTCACAGCTTTCTCAATAACTGATCATCTTCTTGGACATATCTGGATAGAagctatatttaattttataatttcattgaataaatatcaaaatctgGTTTTTGCTGAAGAGATCTTCAAACGTGACAATCGTGATGATCCGAAAA CTATGATATTGGACGCTTCTAACTATTTTGAAGACTTttccaataaaattataaaattggacAATTTGTTTAGGCAAATTCATCTAGAGTCCATTACTTTGTTTGAGGACGTGACATCAGTGAAAGTTATTCCGTACTGTATCCCTGCGGTGGCTTATagaaattttgaaatatgttttAGAGAAAccaatatttgtaatttggaGAATTTGAAACTAGTAAACATTGAATTAGGCAGAAGTAcgattcatagaaaaaaaataaatcgtttcTTAAATGCTACACATAAGTTCGATGAATTAGTGATTAGCGGAATTACTGATTTTGAAGAATATGGTAGCCGAGATAAATACAACACTAGCATTCGTGACAGTTACTTGGTAATTTATCGTGATTATGAAAATCTAGGAATTTTTAGCGTAGAAATTCCCTCCCTAAAGGGTTATTCTGAGTCTAATACTGATAAATATGTAGCACATGCCGTAGATATGCACTTGAAACGTTCACATGGCATGAATATTTATCTACCAGTCGATGGATTTTACGGGTTATTGAATCAACtagaaaatgaaataaacacTCCGTCAGTTTTTTATCCAGAGAATGTAACTTTTGGTTGTAGTGACTTTCCAGAAAAAGATGTAACTAAAACTCTTGCAATGTCCATAAGCACCATCAACATGCGTTTGAATGAACAGCTCAACTATGATGTAATCAACAACGTGAAGTTTATTGAAATGGGTAACTCTTATCATACGCGATTTGCTATCACTTTTAATAAACTAGCTTTTACTTCTAAAATGTccgtaatattaaataaaaaattgattttggatgAAGACGTGCTAGTCGAAATAAAGAAGTTGTATATAGAGGTTGTCTACTACTCGCTTTATTCTCCAGTGTACAAAGTACATGTTGACATTAAAGATGGACTGAGTTTATCCGCAGAGACAAAAATTGATTCTTATTTCTATACtccacattttaaaacaaaattatccaGTTGCATCAAGGCAACAACTTTAAACAACTTACAGTCAACTCTTCGCCTTGTAAAACTAAAAGACtcgctattaaaaaaattctggaagtaa